From one Methanomassiliicoccales archaeon genomic stretch:
- a CDS encoding transketolase family protein, which produces MKRPLASQRKEYGRALVEIGEMRPDVVVLDADLSTSTRTADFAKKFPNRFFNCGIAEQNMMGTAAGLAASGKIVFASSFAVFATGRCWDQIRQSIAYTKFNVKIVATHAGITVGGDGASHQTAEDIALMRTLPNMTVVVPADAPETYKAIKAVVDWPGPCYVRLGRVDFPVVTTPETPFSIGKSTEMLPGDDVAVIATGQMVAVALDAAEELKKLGISASVINMSTIKPLDEETIIRCARKTGAIVTAEEHNILSGLGSAVAACLCENYPVPMKRVGIPDTFGESGESEELMVKYGLTSDEIVRAAVDVMRRKRK; this is translated from the coding sequence ATGAAGAGACCGCTCGCCAGCCAGCGGAAAGAGTATGGCCGGGCACTCGTCGAAATAGGAGAGATGCGACCCGACGTCGTCGTTCTTGACGCGGATCTTTCCACATCAACGAGGACCGCAGATTTTGCTAAGAAATTCCCCAACCGGTTTTTCAATTGTGGCATTGCGGAACAGAATATGATGGGGACCGCGGCAGGGCTGGCGGCTAGCGGCAAGATTGTCTTCGCGTCATCGTTTGCAGTTTTTGCGACTGGTCGGTGCTGGGACCAGATCAGGCAATCGATCGCCTATACGAAATTCAACGTCAAGATTGTTGCGACACATGCTGGGATCACTGTCGGTGGGGACGGTGCTTCTCATCAAACAGCGGAAGATATTGCGCTAATGCGCACTTTGCCGAACATGACTGTCGTAGTTCCAGCTGACGCGCCAGAGACTTACAAAGCGATCAAGGCTGTTGTCGATTGGCCAGGTCCTTGTTATGTGAGGCTAGGTCGAGTTGATTTTCCTGTTGTGACAACGCCAGAAACCCCCTTCTCGATCGGAAAGTCGACGGAGATGCTTCCAGGCGATGATGTCGCGGTGATCGCTACTGGCCAGATGGTTGCAGTCGCTCTCGATGCCGCGGAGGAGCTCAAGAAGCTAGGGATATCTGCATCGGTCATCAATATGAGCACAATCAAGCCGCTCGACGAGGAAACGATAATCAGGTGCGCTCGGAAGACAGGAGCGATTGTTACGGCGGAAGAACACAACATTCTTTCAGGTTTGGGAAGTGCTGTTGCGGCATGCCTCTGCGAGAATTACCCGGTGCCGATGAAAAGGGTTGGGATTCCTGATACGTTCGGGGAATCGGGGGAGAGCGAAGAGTTAATGGTTAAATACGGCCTCACGAGTGACGAGATTGTCAGAGCGGCAGTTGATGTCATGAGGAGGAAGAGAAAATGA
- a CDS encoding ATP-dependent DNA ligase, translating to MTRYLSSVPTSIASLVLLCKHIESTRSRKKKIELLSAFLRGLEAGEIKPAVLFLLGRPLPESESRALRVGYSTITDALMVQQQRLPVEMNLTIHEFASMISKIADAKGSGSRKFKKDFLSGLLARLTEEEREYVVRGLSGEMRIGANEGIMIEAIALASSIPVEEIRLANMVSGDIGLVAETALTGGRNAVKSFGINLFVPLKPMLAEMARSTDEALRLLGKAAFEFKFDGVRVQIHKSGTAVRIFSRRLTDLTNSFPDVIEMIVRSIPTQSLILEGEVIGFRDRPLPFQELMRRLMRSHQIDEIMREVPVRLFLFDILYLDGQPLLDKPYIERWRILQEVVPSEFIAPRIVTDDRDEANNFFERSLSEGHEGLIAKSLSSPYVIGKRGRHWLKIKKSMTLDLVVVAADWGYGRREGWLSDYYLAAVSGSEFEIVGKTFKGLTDDEFEWMTNKLLSIKVKETSTTVFVRPEIVVEVAFDEIQKSPRYRSGVALRFARIKSIRSDKSPEEADTLETVKHLYRVQKRQKVDS from the coding sequence GTGACGCGTTATCTATCATCCGTGCCAACGTCTATTGCATCGTTGGTATTGCTGTGCAAGCATATCGAATCGACAAGAAGCAGGAAGAAGAAGATTGAACTTCTCTCAGCTTTCCTTAGGGGTCTAGAGGCGGGGGAGATTAAGCCAGCAGTCCTTTTCTTGTTGGGCAGGCCCTTACCAGAATCTGAGTCAAGAGCTCTCCGCGTAGGATATTCCACGATCACTGACGCACTGATGGTCCAGCAACAGCGACTTCCAGTTGAGATGAATTTGACTATTCATGAGTTCGCATCAATGATCAGTAAGATCGCCGACGCAAAGGGTAGTGGTTCGAGGAAATTTAAGAAAGACTTTCTCAGCGGTCTGTTAGCGAGGCTCACTGAGGAAGAAAGGGAATACGTTGTGAGAGGTCTTTCGGGTGAAATGAGGATCGGCGCCAACGAGGGCATAATGATCGAGGCGATCGCACTCGCATCTTCTATTCCAGTTGAGGAGATCAGGTTGGCTAATATGGTGTCAGGGGACATCGGACTCGTTGCAGAAACTGCATTGACTGGGGGGAGGAATGCGGTTAAATCTTTCGGCATAAACCTGTTTGTGCCACTCAAGCCTATGCTTGCGGAGATGGCCCGATCAACAGATGAGGCTCTGAGATTGCTTGGGAAGGCCGCCTTCGAGTTCAAATTCGATGGCGTGAGGGTACAGATCCATAAATCCGGGACAGCAGTGAGGATTTTTAGCCGCCGGCTCACAGATCTGACAAATAGCTTTCCCGACGTCATCGAAATGATTGTCCGCTCAATCCCCACACAGTCTCTCATACTCGAAGGCGAGGTCATCGGGTTTCGTGATCGGCCTCTTCCCTTTCAGGAGTTGATGCGCCGTTTGATGCGCAGTCATCAAATTGATGAGATTATGAGAGAGGTGCCGGTCAGACTCTTCCTCTTTGATATTCTCTATCTTGACGGGCAACCCCTCCTTGATAAGCCATACATCGAACGCTGGCGCATTCTGCAGGAGGTAGTGCCATCAGAGTTCATTGCACCAAGAATCGTGACTGACGATCGTGATGAAGCGAATAACTTTTTCGAACGTTCCCTTTCTGAGGGGCATGAAGGTCTGATCGCGAAAAGTCTATCCAGTCCATATGTCATTGGCAAGAGGGGGCGTCACTGGCTGAAGATCAAGAAGAGCATGACGCTGGACCTCGTTGTGGTCGCTGCAGATTGGGGGTATGGGAGAAGGGAGGGATGGCTCAGCGACTATTATCTCGCTGCTGTTTCCGGGAGCGAATTCGAAATCGTTGGAAAAACGTTCAAGGGTTTGACAGATGATGAATTTGAATGGATGACGAATAAACTCTTATCGATCAAAGTTAAAGAGACTTCGACCACAGTTTTCGTTAGACCAGAGATTGTGGTCGAAGTTGCATTTGACGAGATTCAAAAGAGTCCGAGGTATCGATCAGGCGTTGCATTGAGATTCGCGAGGATCAAGTCAATCCGCAGTGACAAGTCCCCAGAAGAAGCGGATACTTTGGAGACAGTTAAACACCTTTATAGAGTGCAAAAAAGACAAAAAGTCGATTCGTAG
- a CDS encoding transketolase has translation MATLSDEDVRYLEQKANLIRRHVLRMTFAAGSGHPGGSLSSADILSALYFKILNHRPHQPDWEGRDRFVLSKGHAAPAYYAALAESGYFPVSELLTLRKLGSRLQGHPSRGKTPGVEMSTGSLGQGLSVANGMALAAKLNGGHYRIYCLCGDGEIESGQIWEAAMFGAHYKIDNITVFVDRNGLQIDGPTESVMSIEPLAEKWASFGWHVIEINGHDMREIWNACEEAKTIKGRPTVIIAHTIKGKGVSFMENSISFHGKAPNEEELRRGLRELGEEI, from the coding sequence TTGGCCACTTTGAGCGATGAAGACGTGCGTTATCTTGAGCAAAAAGCAAACCTTATTCGAAGACACGTGCTCCGCATGACATTTGCAGCTGGATCAGGACATCCGGGCGGATCGCTCTCAAGTGCCGACATACTCTCTGCACTTTATTTTAAAATCCTCAATCATAGACCGCACCAGCCTGATTGGGAAGGCCGCGATCGTTTTGTGCTGTCAAAGGGCCACGCCGCTCCCGCATACTATGCTGCATTGGCCGAAAGCGGCTATTTCCCGGTCAGCGAGCTACTTACCCTGAGAAAGCTGGGGAGTCGACTGCAAGGCCATCCGTCCAGGGGGAAAACGCCGGGGGTTGAGATGTCCACCGGCTCATTAGGGCAGGGACTCAGTGTCGCCAATGGAATGGCACTTGCTGCAAAGCTGAATGGAGGTCATTACCGTATTTACTGCCTTTGCGGCGACGGGGAGATAGAGAGCGGCCAGATATGGGAGGCCGCCATGTTTGGGGCACACTACAAGATCGATAACATCACCGTTTTTGTTGATAGGAATGGTCTACAGATCGACGGCCCAACTGAATCCGTCATGTCAATTGAACCGTTAGCAGAGAAATGGGCGAGTTTTGGTTGGCACGTTATCGAGATCAATGGTCATGACATGAGAGAGATCTGGAATGCCTGCGAGGAAGCCAAAACGATTAAGGGTAGACCCACAGTGATCATCGCACACACGATCAAGGGGAAAGGAGTCTCGTTCATGGAAAATTCGATAAGCTTCCATGGCAAGGCGCCAAATGAGGAAGAACTAAGGCGTGGATTAAGAGAGCTGGGGGAGGAGATATGA
- the fsa gene encoding fructose-6-phosphate aldolase — MKIFIDSANIEQIKEVASWGILDGVTTNPTLVAKEKTDFKSLIKQICDIVDGPISVEAISLTTDEMINEARSLASIHKNIVVKIPMTEEGLKATKRLSEEGIRVNMTLVFSPAQALFAAKAGAKYISPFVGRLDDVGHNGMELVGQILDILDNYDFESEVIVASVRHPGHVIEAAMMGAHIATVPYDVLKKMFRHPLTDVGIERFLKDWEKVSGR, encoded by the coding sequence ATGAAGATCTTCATCGACAGTGCGAATATCGAACAGATTAAAGAGGTCGCTAGCTGGGGTATTCTCGATGGTGTGACAACGAACCCTACATTGGTTGCAAAAGAAAAGACTGATTTTAAGTCGCTGATCAAGCAGATATGTGATATTGTCGATGGGCCGATCAGTGTCGAAGCGATTAGTCTCACCACAGACGAGATGATCAACGAGGCACGATCTCTCGCTTCCATTCATAAGAACATCGTGGTGAAAATTCCGATGACTGAGGAAGGATTGAAGGCGACGAAAAGATTGTCGGAGGAGGGCATCAGGGTCAATATGACACTCGTGTTTTCTCCGGCCCAGGCGTTGTTCGCTGCCAAGGCGGGAGCGAAATATATATCGCCGTTTGTTGGTCGCCTTGATGACGTCGGCCACAATGGAATGGAACTTGTTGGGCAGATCCTGGATATCCTTGATAATTATGATTTTGAGTCAGAAGTAATTGTCGCGAGCGTTAGACATCCTGGTCATGTGATCGAAGCGGCGATGATGGGTGCTCATATCGCAACGGTACCGTATGATGTCCTCAAGAAAATGTTCAGGCACCCTTTGACAGATGTTGGCATCGAACGTTTCCTCAAGGATTGGGAAAAAGTCAGCGGTCGTTGA